The following nucleotide sequence is from Williamwhitmania sp..
TCGGCCTTGCACACCTCAGCGCACTTACCGCAAAGGATGCATTCGGAGTTGGTTATTAGGCCACGGTTGTTCTGTATGTAATGCAGCATGGGTATCCTAACGAGGCAATCCTTTTCGCACTTGCCGCACAGCGTGCATTTGCTGGTGTCCACCACCGGAATTAGGCGAGAGTAGTTGGCACCTGCCGAGCAGAGCGCTCCCATGAGGCAGAGATTTTTGCAGGCCCATCTTCGGTCGAGCAGCAGGCCAAA
It contains:
- a CDS encoding 4Fe-4S binding protein — protein: ITHGFAVIPAFLKLDFGPHYQLVWAIDVMSALIFGLLLDRRWACKNLCLMGALCSAGANYSRLIPVVDTSKCTLCGKCEKDCLVRIPMLHYIQNNRGLITNSECILCGKCAEVCKADAIKIRFVWNRKKIKK